From one Erythrobacter sp. HKB08 genomic stretch:
- a CDS encoding ATP-binding protein yields MSNSNFDRAQARPSTGEQAGGAQPQAAPANPAPQAAAPAPSSAKEVRNENAMQPIGVVLEIAGSGSQIALDLQRLNECMQDDDPSIALAGQVGSQIKIRVGNSWLLASVRNQRQDRRANGGILANIDFLGEGQEEKLTGKIHGFRRGVTRYPIPGAMIYPATTADLKQIYASDGRSNIQVGTVYPTKDIRAGIYIDAMLGKHFALLGSTGTGKSTSAALILHRICEAAPEGHIVMIDPHGEYSAAFRTNGQILDVTNLAMPYWLMNFEEHCEVLLTSSGNDRQQDMDILAKCLLRARGKNRLAETMGKITVDSPIPYLLSDLSNAIQDEMGKLDKATNTAPYMRIKTKLEELKSDPRYQFMFSGMLVGDTMAEFLAKIFRMPGDGKPISIIDVSGVPSDITSTVVAVLSRLVFDFAIWGRDEQTRPILLVCEEAHRYVPSEKNADGSSVGNILSRIAKEGRKYGISLGLITQRPSDLAEGVLSQCGTIISMRLNNDRDQAFVKAAMPEGARGFLDSIPALRNRECIICGEGVSIPIRVSFDNLEEVKRPASEDPSFVQLWSKSGGEEEAVYRTVQRWRSQGV; encoded by the coding sequence ATGTCGAACAGCAATTTCGATCGGGCGCAAGCGCGTCCGTCGACCGGCGAGCAGGCAGGTGGAGCGCAGCCGCAAGCGGCTCCGGCAAATCCTGCACCGCAGGCAGCGGCACCGGCTCCGTCATCCGCCAAGGAAGTGCGCAACGAAAACGCCATGCAGCCGATCGGCGTGGTCCTCGAGATCGCCGGTTCGGGTTCGCAGATCGCGCTCGACCTGCAGCGCCTCAACGAGTGCATGCAGGACGACGATCCCTCGATCGCGCTCGCCGGGCAGGTCGGTAGCCAAATCAAGATCCGAGTCGGCAACAGCTGGCTGCTCGCCAGCGTGCGCAACCAGCGGCAGGACCGCCGCGCGAACGGCGGCATCCTCGCCAACATCGACTTTCTCGGCGAAGGCCAGGAAGAGAAGCTGACCGGCAAGATCCACGGCTTCCGCCGCGGTGTGACGCGCTATCCGATCCCGGGCGCGATGATCTATCCGGCGACCACCGCCGACCTCAAGCAGATCTACGCGAGCGACGGTCGCTCGAACATCCAGGTCGGCACGGTCTATCCGACCAAGGACATCCGCGCCGGTATCTATATCGACGCCATGCTCGGCAAGCACTTCGCCCTGCTCGGTTCGACCGGTACCGGTAAATCGACCAGCGCCGCGCTGATCCTGCACCGCATCTGCGAGGCAGCGCCGGAAGGTCACATCGTGATGATCGACCCGCACGGCGAGTATTCGGCGGCCTTCCGCACCAACGGCCAGATCCTCGACGTGACGAACCTCGCCATGCCGTACTGGCTGATGAATTTCGAAGAGCACTGCGAAGTCCTCCTCACAAGCAGCGGCAACGACCGCCAGCAGGACATGGACATTCTCGCCAAGTGCCTCCTGCGCGCACGCGGCAAGAACCGCCTTGCCGAGACGATGGGCAAGATCACGGTGGATTCGCCGATCCCCTACCTGCTGTCCGACCTCTCGAACGCGATTCAGGACGAGATGGGCAAGCTCGACAAGGCGACCAACACCGCGCCCTACATGCGCATCAAGACCAAGCTCGAAGAGCTCAAGTCCGACCCGCGCTACCAGTTCATGTTCTCCGGCATGCTCGTCGGCGACACGATGGCGGAATTTCTCGCGAAGATTTTCCGCATGCCGGGCGACGGCAAGCCGATCTCGATTATCGACGTTTCGGGCGTCCCGTCGGACATCACCTCGACCGTGGTTGCGGTGCTGAGCCGCCTCGTTTTCGACTTCGCGATCTGGGGCCGCGACGAGCAGACCCGCCCGATCCTCCTCGTCTGCGAGGAGGCGCACCGCTACGTCCCGAGCGAGAAGAACGCGGACGGCTCGAGCGTCGGCAACATCCTCTCCCGCATCGCTAAAGAGGGTCGTAAATACGGCATCTCGCTGGGCCTCATCACGCAGCGCCCGTCGGACCTTGCCGAAGGCGTGCTCTCGCAGTGCGGTACGATCATCTCGATGCGCTTGAACAACGACCGCGACCAGGCCTTCGTGAAAGCGGCCATGCCGGAAGGTGCGCGCGGCTTCCTCGATTCCATCCCGGCCCTGCGCAACCGCGAGTGCATCATCTGCGGCGAGGGTGTCTCCATCCCGATCCGCGTCAGCTTCGACAACCTCGAAGAGGTCAAGCGCCCGGCTTCGGAAGACCCGAGCTTCGTCCAGCTGTGGAGCAAGAGCGGCGGCGAGGAAGAGGCGGTCTACCGCACCGTCCAGCGCTGGCGCAGCCAAGGGGTGTAA
- a CDS encoding 7-carboxy-7-deazaguanine synthase QueE: MALVLATQAPGEPEIFASVQGEGPSAGMPVTFVRLSRCNLACEWCDTAYTWHFEGDNRPHRDGETFERKANQVTLEVEEVAERVRALGQDRIVLTGGEPLLQASALAELLALLPDHSVEVETNGTTTAPTRLDIRIDQFNVSPKLSHSGNPADLALIPERLDFYATDPRAFFKFVIATPEDVEEVLALHERYHFKPGHVFLMPEGTESETLREREKWLAELCVEHGFRLSDRLHIHLFGDTRGT, encoded by the coding sequence GTGGCTCTAGTCCTTGCAACCCAGGCTCCCGGCGAGCCGGAAATCTTCGCCTCGGTACAGGGCGAAGGGCCGAGCGCCGGGATGCCCGTAACCTTCGTTCGCCTCTCGCGCTGCAACCTCGCATGCGAGTGGTGCGATACGGCCTACACATGGCACTTCGAAGGCGACAACCGCCCGCACCGCGACGGCGAAACCTTCGAGCGCAAGGCCAACCAGGTGACGCTCGAGGTAGAAGAGGTCGCCGAACGTGTCCGCGCGCTCGGGCAGGACCGGATCGTGCTGACCGGCGGTGAGCCGCTGCTGCAGGCTTCCGCGCTGGCGGAACTGCTCGCGCTATTGCCCGATCATTCGGTCGAGGTCGAAACCAACGGCACGACCACCGCGCCAACGCGTCTCGATATCCGCATCGACCAGTTCAACGTCAGCCCGAAGCTATCGCACAGCGGCAACCCGGCCGACCTCGCGCTGATACCCGAACGGCTCGACTTCTACGCGACCGATCCGCGCGCTTTCTTCAAGTTCGTGATCGCCACGCCGGAAGACGTGGAAGAAGTGCTGGCACTCCACGAACGCTACCACTTCAAGCCGGGCCATGTCTTCCTCATGCCCGAGGGGACCGAAAGCGAGACGCTGCGCGAACGGGAGAAATGGCTCGCCGAGCTATGCGTCGAACACGGCTTCCGCCTGAGCGACCGCCTGCACATCCACCTGTTCGGCGACACCCGCGGGACGTAG
- a CDS encoding valine--tRNA ligase, with amino-acid sequence MSTELPKTFDPAEIEARWYDHWETKGLFRPERPDATPYTIVNPPPNVTGSLHIGHALDNTLQDIVIRYERLRGKDALWVVGTDHAGIATQMVVERQMEERQDKRTNYSREEFVEKVWEWKEESGGTITRQLRRLGCSMDWSREQFTMDEHFTKAVLKVFVDLYEDGLIYRDKRLVNWDPKLKTAISDLEVEQQTIPGSFWHFKYPLADGVTLDNGQDYIEVATTRPETMLADMAVAVHPSDERYASVVGKHVILPITGRRIPIVADEHADPELGSGAVKITPGHDFNDFEVGKRAGIAPADMLNMLDAEANVCQTADGLVPEEYLGLHRFKRDGVDGARELVVQRLKEQGYLIPHIAKTKKGEEQELDAEPRSIATPFGDRGGVVIEPWLTDQWYVNAEELAKGPIAAVKSGEIEIVPKTWEKTFFNWMENIQPWCVSRQLWWGHRIPAWYDDNGNVFVAMTEEEAQAEAGEGVTLARDEDVLDTWFSSALWPFATLGWPENTDLLEKHYPNDLLISGFDILFFWDARMMMQGMKMTGQIPWPRLYLHGLVRAADGAKMSKSKGNVVDPLGLIDQYGADALRFFMAAMESQGRDIKMDEKRVEGYRNFATKLWNATRFCQSNGIGASETLAAPEAKLAVNQWIIGEVAQTVEELDKALADLRFDAAANAIYHFTWDRFCDWYLELIKPVFQGDADSAAAAETRAVAGWALDQILVMLHPFMPFITEELWQAQGDRANYPLITAKWPEPDASVDAHAVAAIDWVIDLTTATRSAKNELGIPPGAKLAAFCPAPSDLAKSTVERSAAAIERLARLTPVTLGEAPDGPAMQVTAGEDVFIVPLEGVIDIDAEKTRLTKALEASQKEVKSLDGRLSNPNFVERAKPEAVEKARADQAHHAAEVERLTAALARLG; translated from the coding sequence ATGAGCACCGAACTGCCAAAGACTTTCGACCCGGCCGAAATCGAAGCGCGCTGGTACGACCACTGGGAAACCAAGGGCCTGTTCCGGCCCGAGCGTCCCGATGCGACGCCCTATACGATCGTGAACCCGCCGCCGAACGTGACCGGTTCGCTCCACATCGGCCATGCGCTCGACAACACGCTGCAGGACATCGTGATCCGCTACGAGCGTCTGCGCGGCAAGGACGCGCTGTGGGTCGTCGGCACCGACCATGCAGGCATTGCGACCCAGATGGTGGTCGAACGCCAGATGGAGGAGCGGCAGGACAAGCGCACCAACTACTCGCGCGAGGAATTCGTCGAGAAGGTGTGGGAGTGGAAGGAAGAAAGCGGCGGCACGATCACCCGCCAGCTGCGCCGCCTGGGCTGTTCGATGGACTGGAGCCGCGAGCAGTTCACGATGGACGAGCACTTCACCAAAGCGGTGCTCAAGGTTTTCGTCGATCTCTACGAGGACGGCCTGATCTACCGCGACAAGCGGCTGGTGAACTGGGACCCGAAGCTCAAGACCGCGATTTCCGATCTCGAGGTCGAGCAGCAGACGATCCCCGGCAGCTTCTGGCACTTCAAATATCCGCTGGCCGACGGTGTCACGCTGGATAACGGCCAGGACTATATCGAGGTCGCGACGACGCGCCCGGAAACGATGCTCGCCGACATGGCGGTGGCGGTCCATCCGAGCGACGAGCGCTATGCATCGGTCGTCGGCAAGCACGTGATCCTGCCGATCACCGGGCGCCGCATCCCGATCGTCGCCGACGAACATGCCGATCCGGAACTCGGCTCGGGTGCGGTGAAGATCACGCCGGGACACGACTTCAACGACTTCGAGGTCGGCAAACGCGCGGGGATCGCTCCGGCAGACATGCTCAACATGCTCGATGCCGAGGCGAATGTCTGCCAGACGGCCGACGGCCTCGTGCCCGAGGAGTATCTCGGCCTGCACCGCTTCAAGCGGGACGGCGTCGACGGTGCGCGCGAGCTGGTGGTCCAGCGCCTGAAGGAACAGGGCTACCTCATCCCGCACATCGCCAAGACGAAAAAGGGCGAGGAGCAGGAGCTCGACGCCGAACCGCGCAGCATCGCCACGCCCTTCGGCGACCGCGGCGGCGTGGTCATCGAACCGTGGCTGACCGACCAGTGGTATGTGAATGCCGAGGAATTGGCGAAAGGCCCGATCGCGGCGGTCAAATCCGGCGAAATCGAGATCGTCCCCAAGACGTGGGAGAAGACCTTCTTCAACTGGATGGAGAACATCCAGCCGTGGTGCGTCAGCCGCCAGCTGTGGTGGGGCCACCGTATCCCTGCGTGGTATGACGATAACGGCAACGTCTTCGTCGCCATGACCGAGGAAGAGGCACAGGCCGAGGCCGGCGAAGGCGTGACGCTTGCCCGCGACGAGGACGTGCTCGACACATGGTTCTCCTCCGCCCTGTGGCCTTTCGCGACGCTGGGCTGGCCGGAAAATACGGACCTGCTCGAAAAGCATTATCCCAACGACCTGCTTATCAGCGGCTTCGACATCCTGTTTTTCTGGGATGCGCGCATGATGATGCAGGGCATGAAGATGACCGGCCAGATCCCGTGGCCGCGCCTTTACCTGCACGGCCTCGTCCGCGCGGCCGACGGGGCGAAGATGTCGAAGTCCAAGGGCAATGTCGTCGATCCGCTCGGCCTCATCGACCAGTATGGTGCCGACGCGCTGCGCTTCTTCATGGCGGCGATGGAAAGCCAGGGCCGCGACATCAAGATGGATGAAAAGCGGGTCGAGGGTTACCGCAACTTCGCGACCAAGCTGTGGAACGCGACGCGTTTCTGCCAGTCGAACGGCATCGGCGCGAGCGAGACGCTGGCGGCGCCGGAAGCGAAGCTCGCGGTGAACCAGTGGATCATCGGCGAAGTCGCCCAGACGGTCGAGGAACTCGACAAGGCGCTGGCCGATCTGCGCTTCGATGCCGCAGCCAATGCGATCTACCACTTCACCTGGGACCGTTTCTGCGACTGGTACCTGGAACTGATCAAGCCGGTCTTCCAGGGCGATGCCGACAGCGCCGCTGCCGCCGAAACGCGCGCGGTTGCCGGCTGGGCACTCGACCAGATCCTCGTCATGCTGCACCCCTTCATGCCCTTCATCACCGAAGAGCTGTGGCAGGCGCAGGGCGACCGCGCGAACTACCCGCTGATCACCGCCAAGTGGCCGGAGCCGGACGCATCGGTGGACGCGCATGCAGTCGCGGCGATCGACTGGGTCATCGACCTCACCACCGCGACGCGCAGCGCCAAGAACGAGCTCGGCATCCCGCCGGGCGCGAAGCTGGCCGCTTTCTGCCCCGCCCCCTCGGACCTTGCCAAATCGACTGTCGAGCGCAGCGCAGCGGCGATCGAGCGGCTTGCCCGACTGACGCCCGTCACGCTTGGCGAAGCACCCGACGGTCCGGCGATGCAGGTGACCGCGGGCGAGGACGTGTTCATCGTTCCGCTCGAAGGCGTGATCGATATCGATGCGGAGAAAACGCGCCTGACCAAGGCGCTCGAGGCATCGCAGAAGGAAGTGAAGTCGCTCGACGGGCGGCTGTCCAACCCGAACTTCGTCGAACGCGCGAAGCCCGAAGCGGTCGAGAAGGCCCGCGCCGACCAAGCGCATCACGCTGCCGAGGTCGAGCGGCTGACTGCTGCACTGGCGCGCCTGGGGTGA
- a CDS encoding ABC transporter permease, translating to MSGGAEFELVGGEGGSRLVLTGPYLVSTIGAVDDDIRSIDEQISEIDLSGVSEIDTVGAWVAWTLAARNEATIVGASERALRLLKAVQDAGNDATIEAPRNPFWIRIPNQVGKMVTEMGYGFLGVIGFLGQIILGFASIMRHPTRFRIKALVRQLELVGVTALPIVGLMSFLIGIVIAQQGAVQLQQFGAETLTVNLVGRITLRELGVLMTAIMVAGRSGSAFAAQLGTMKLTEEVDAMRTIGISPVEALVIPRILAAVIMMPLLGFYSSCVAIVGGAVVADLSLGIPFFTFLERIKEVVPTYDLWVGLIKAPVFGLIVALSGCYQGMQVKGNSEEVGLRTTQAVVSAIFAVIVLDAFFAVFFTEVGWG from the coding sequence ATGAGCGGCGGGGCGGAATTCGAGCTGGTTGGGGGCGAGGGCGGATCGCGCCTTGTCCTGACCGGCCCCTATCTCGTCTCGACCATCGGTGCGGTGGACGACGATATCCGCAGCATCGACGAGCAGATTTCGGAAATCGACCTGTCCGGCGTGTCCGAAATCGACACCGTGGGTGCCTGGGTCGCCTGGACGCTCGCCGCCCGTAACGAAGCGACGATCGTCGGCGCGAGCGAACGCGCGCTTCGCCTGCTCAAGGCCGTCCAGGATGCCGGCAACGACGCCACCATCGAAGCGCCGCGCAATCCGTTCTGGATCCGCATACCGAACCAGGTCGGCAAGATGGTCACCGAGATGGGCTACGGCTTCCTCGGGGTCATCGGCTTTCTCGGCCAGATCATCCTCGGCTTCGCTTCGATCATGCGCCATCCGACGCGCTTCCGTATCAAGGCGCTGGTTCGACAGCTCGAACTGGTCGGAGTAACGGCACTTCCGATCGTCGGGCTGATGAGCTTCCTTATCGGCATCGTGATCGCGCAGCAGGGCGCGGTGCAGCTCCAGCAATTCGGTGCCGAGACGCTGACGGTGAACCTCGTCGGCCGTATCACCCTGCGCGAACTCGGCGTGTTGATGACCGCGATCATGGTTGCCGGCCGTTCGGGTTCGGCCTTCGCGGCGCAGCTCGGCACGATGAAGCTGACCGAGGAAGTGGACGCGATGCGCACGATCGGCATCAGCCCGGTCGAGGCGCTGGTGATCCCGCGAATCCTTGCAGCCGTCATCATGATGCCGCTGCTCGGCTTCTATTCTTCCTGCGTCGCCATCGTCGGCGGCGCGGTCGTCGCCGACCTGTCGCTCGGCATCCCGTTCTTCACTTTCCTCGAGCGGATCAAGGAAGTGGTGCCGACCTACGACCTGTGGGTCGGGCTGATCAAGGCGCCGGTATTCGGCCTGATCGTCGCGCTATCAGGCTGCTACCAGGGCATGCAGGTGAAAGGTAACTCCGAAGAGGTGGGCCTGCGCACCACGCAGGCGGTCGTCTCGGCCATCTTCGCGGTCATCGTGCTCGATGCCTTCTTCGCGGTATTCTTCACCGAAGTGGGATGGGGCTGA
- a CDS encoding ABC transporter ATP-binding protein translates to MNAARQEKPGQHERFRGDYPIVVEGLVNRFGTQTVHEDLDLNVRRGEILGVVGGSGTGKSVLMRSIIGLQHPNEGYVEVLGRSMTDAEPDEEIGVRSRWGVMFQGGALFSTLTVGENVEVPLKQFYPDIDADLRREIARYKVILSGLPEEAANKFPSELSGGMKKRAGLARALALDPELLFLDEPTAGLDPIGAAKFDNLTKELKETLGLTVFLITHDLDTLYAICDRVAVLADRKVIAVGTIPELLETEHPWIQEYFNGPRGRAAQETGRRAGVLDKASETGA, encoded by the coding sequence ATGAACGCGGCGCGACAGGAAAAACCCGGCCAGCACGAGCGTTTTCGCGGCGATTATCCGATCGTCGTCGAAGGGCTCGTCAACCGTTTCGGCACCCAGACCGTCCACGAGGATCTCGACCTCAACGTCCGCCGCGGCGAAATCCTCGGCGTGGTTGGCGGGTCGGGTACGGGTAAATCGGTCCTGATGCGCTCGATCATCGGGCTCCAGCATCCCAACGAAGGCTATGTCGAGGTGCTCGGGCGCTCGATGACCGATGCCGAGCCGGACGAGGAAATCGGCGTGCGCAGCCGCTGGGGCGTAATGTTCCAGGGCGGCGCGCTGTTCTCGACCCTTACTGTAGGCGAGAATGTCGAAGTTCCGCTCAAGCAGTTCTACCCCGACATCGATGCCGACCTGCGCCGCGAGATCGCACGCTACAAGGTGATCCTATCCGGCCTGCCGGAAGAGGCTGCGAACAAGTTCCCGAGCGAGCTTTCTGGCGGCATGAAGAAACGCGCCGGACTTGCCCGTGCGCTCGCACTCGATCCCGAACTCCTGTTCCTCGACGAGCCGACTGCCGGCCTCGACCCGATCGGTGCGGCGAAGTTCGATAATCTGACCAAGGAACTGAAGGAAACGCTCGGCCTGACCGTGTTCCTGATCACCCACGATCTCGATACGCTCTACGCCATCTGCGACCGTGTGGCCGTGCTCGCCGATCGCAAGGTGATCGCGGTCGGCACGATTCCGGAACTGCTCGAAACCGAGCACCCGTGGATCCAGGAATATTTCAACGGACCTCGCGGGCGTGCTGCGCAGGAAACCGGTCGCCGTGCAGGCGTATTGGACAAAGCGAGCGAAACGGGGGCATAG
- a CDS encoding MlaD family protein, with product METRANHLWVGIVTLGLLAALAAFIVWLAQLGQGDRKEYDILFQQSVSGLARGSEVSFAGVPVGQVNEIVLYEKDPDFVRVRVAVREEVPILVGTTATIQGSFTGVSTILLDGARNGAPPITCETTACPEGKPVIPPKDGGLNALLSDAPLLLERLATLTERLNNLLDEGNQEQIAGILRNTNRMTAELADAAPRIESTMAELENTLAEAGQALDAFEKVTLSTDELLNKEGAALAKELRGTLNSANKAAASLSATLEDARPATRQLAESTLPAAEATMQDLRATSRALRQVTERIENEGAGALVGQPPLPEYDP from the coding sequence ATGGAAACCCGCGCAAATCATCTCTGGGTCGGCATCGTGACCCTCGGCCTGCTGGCCGCGCTGGCGGCGTTCATCGTCTGGCTCGCGCAGCTCGGGCAGGGCGACCGGAAGGAATACGACATCCTGTTCCAGCAGTCGGTTTCCGGCCTCGCGCGCGGTTCCGAAGTCTCCTTCGCCGGCGTGCCGGTCGGACAGGTGAACGAGATCGTCCTTTACGAGAAAGACCCCGACTTCGTCCGCGTCCGCGTCGCCGTGCGCGAGGAAGTTCCGATTCTCGTCGGCACGACCGCGACCATCCAGGGCTCTTTCACCGGCGTTTCCACCATCCTGCTCGACGGCGCCCGCAACGGCGCGCCGCCGATCACCTGCGAGACGACGGCCTGCCCGGAAGGCAAGCCGGTCATCCCGCCGAAGGACGGCGGCCTCAACGCGCTCCTGTCCGACGCGCCGCTGCTGCTCGAGCGGCTGGCGACCCTGACCGAGCGGCTCAACAACCTGCTCGACGAGGGCAACCAGGAACAGATCGCCGGCATACTGCGCAACACCAATCGCATGACGGCCGAGCTGGCCGATGCCGCGCCGCGCATCGAAAGCACGATGGCGGAGCTGGAGAATACTCTGGCCGAGGCAGGGCAGGCGCTCGACGCCTTCGAGAAGGTCACGCTCTCGACCGACGAACTGCTCAACAAGGAAGGCGCCGCGCTCGCCAAGGAACTGCGCGGCACGCTCAATTCGGCGAACAAGGCGGCTGCCTCGCTGTCGGCCACGCTCGAGGATGCGCGCCCCGCGACGCGCCAGCTCGCCGAAAGCACGCTGCCTGCTGCCGAGGCGACCATGCAGGACCTGCGCGCCACCAGCCGCGCGCTGCGGCAGGTGACCGAGCGGATCGAGAACGAGGGGGCGGGCGCGCTTGTCGGCCAGCCTCCGCTGCCGGAATACGACCCATGA
- a CDS encoding ABC-type transport auxiliary lipoprotein family protein — translation MKRSLLAPALLASTLGLSGCISFAADPPPSLLTLTPRTSLPAGSAVTSTRDTAIAIYEPSVPQRINVTRVPVQVDDSSIAYLKDAVWVEKPARLFKMLLSETISAQTGRVTVDGEDPAILADAKLRGSLRHFGYDAPTSSVVVQFDAVRESEEGVIESRRFEATVPGVPAEAAAVGDALNRAANDVAAEVAEWVGS, via the coding sequence ATGAAACGCAGCCTGCTCGCACCGGCCCTGCTGGCCTCCACGCTCGGCCTGTCGGGATGCATCAGCTTTGCAGCCGATCCGCCGCCGAGCCTGCTGACGCTCACGCCGCGCACCAGCCTGCCGGCCGGCTCGGCGGTGACGAGCACGCGCGATACCGCGATCGCCATCTACGAGCCTTCCGTGCCCCAGCGCATCAATGTGACGCGCGTGCCAGTGCAGGTCGACGACAGCTCGATCGCCTATCTCAAGGACGCAGTCTGGGTCGAAAAGCCCGCGCGGCTTTTCAAGATGCTGCTGTCGGAAACGATTTCGGCGCAGACCGGACGCGTGACGGTGGACGGCGAAGACCCGGCGATCCTCGCAGATGCCAAGCTGCGCGGCAGCTTGCGCCATTTCGGCTATGACGCGCCGACTTCTTCGGTCGTGGTGCAGTTCGACGCGGTGCGCGAAAGCGAGGAGGGCGTGATCGAATCCCGCCGCTTTGAAGCCACCGTGCCCGGCGTGCCGGCAGAGGCGGCTGCGGTCGGCGACGCGCTCAACCGTGCGGCGAACGATGTTGCCGCCGAAGTCGCGGAATGGGTCGGAAGCTAG
- a CDS encoding caspase family protein produces the protein MGRKLAFVLGAIALAVAPHPSVAHESRPRVIYATQSGDASIDSIASGGNPFATALIEALDAARPDAVQSIVDMTIEESGGVQIPDFGALPIDTNLRPADGENAVALVIVFSDYGDDAGLPTLPGASFDAARVAAAFTRAGFETQQVIAADRAEFEAALSTFRAAAEVADRSVIYTTGHGTEVDGEIYLIPPEADGADMALERFMPLGVVSDALASVSDGLLIYAGCRDNPFGL, from the coding sequence ATGGGTCGGAAGCTAGCTTTCGTCCTTGGCGCGATCGCATTGGCGGTCGCCCCGCACCCATCGGTTGCGCATGAAAGCCGGCCCCGCGTCATCTACGCCACACAGTCGGGCGATGCCTCGATCGACAGCATTGCCTCCGGCGGCAATCCGTTCGCGACGGCCCTGATCGAGGCGCTCGATGCCGCACGCCCCGACGCGGTGCAGTCGATCGTCGATATGACAATCGAAGAAAGCGGAGGCGTGCAGATCCCCGATTTCGGAGCGCTGCCCATCGACACGAACTTGCGCCCGGCGGATGGTGAGAACGCCGTCGCTCTCGTGATCGTCTTCTCCGACTATGGCGACGATGCCGGGCTGCCAACCCTGCCGGGCGCGAGCTTCGATGCGGCGAGAGTCGCTGCGGCATTCACAAGGGCAGGCTTCGAGACGCAGCAGGTCATCGCAGCGGATCGCGCCGAATTCGAGGCGGCCTTATCGACGTTTCGTGCCGCCGCAGAAGTGGCCGATCGTTCCGTCATCTACACCACGGGTCACGGGACCGAGGTCGATGGCGAAATCTATCTCATTCCGCCCGAAGCCGATGGCGCGGACATGGCGCTCGAGCGCTTCATGCCGCTGGGCGTCGTGAGCGATGCTCTCGCCAGTGTGTCCGACGGGCTGTTGATCTACGCGGGCTGCAGGGACAACCCTTTCGGCCTCTAG
- a CDS encoding ATP12 family chaperone protein, with the protein MKRFYKDVTVGELDDGHAVLLDGRPIKTQGGERQVLPTAQLAEALAEEWRAQGEKIDPSSFRLRDHADYAIDQVKPDKVPTIAKLLSYAETDTLCYRADPGEALFRRQEEMWEPVLTRIEASEGIRFERISGIIHREQPRETLAGLERRLAELDAFTLAGLQAMTSLAASLCVGLSALEEAADPDALWSLANLEEDWQAEMWGKDAEAEARRELRARDFAEAFRFVRLAR; encoded by the coding sequence ATGAAGCGCTTCTACAAGGATGTGACCGTCGGCGAACTGGACGACGGCCATGCAGTGCTGCTCGACGGGCGACCGATCAAGACGCAGGGCGGCGAGCGGCAGGTCCTGCCGACCGCCCAGCTTGCCGAGGCGCTGGCCGAGGAATGGCGCGCCCAGGGCGAGAAAATCGACCCGTCGAGCTTCCGCCTGCGTGACCATGCCGATTACGCGATCGACCAGGTGAAGCCGGACAAGGTTCCGACTATCGCCAAGCTGCTGTCCTACGCCGAGACCGACACGCTGTGCTACCGCGCCGATCCGGGCGAAGCGCTGTTTCGCAGGCAGGAAGAAATGTGGGAGCCGGTCCTCACCCGCATCGAGGCGAGCGAAGGCATCCGGTTCGAGCGGATCAGCGGCATCATCCACCGCGAGCAACCGCGCGAAACCCTCGCCGGGCTGGAGCGCCGGCTCGCAGAACTCGATGCTTTCACGCTGGCAGGGCTCCAGGCGATGACATCGCTGGCAGCATCGCTCTGCGTCGGACTTTCCGCGCTCGAGGAGGCTGCCGATCCCGATGCGCTCTGGTCGCTCGCCAATCTCGAGGAGGACTGGCAAGCGGAAATGTGGGGCAAGGATGCCGAAGCCGAAGCCCGCCGCGAACTGCGCGCGCGCGACTTTGCCGAAGCCTTCCGCTTCGTGAGGCTCGCTCGCTAG
- a CDS encoding HAD-IA family hydrolase, which produces MPRLAVFDCDGTLVDGQASICESMETAFEAASLAAPDRHDIRRIVGLSLPQAVARLAPQASEDERAIAVEAYKDAYRSRRMDGRLEEPLFDGIAALLDRLLAQDWQLAVATGKSDRGLQSCLATHGLTGHFVSLQTADRHPSKPHPAMLEAALFEAGTQPGDAVMIGDTSFDMAMARAANVRGIGVDWGYHTVQELLADGAEAVATSMEHLEELLR; this is translated from the coding sequence ATGCCCCGCCTCGCGGTATTCGACTGCGACGGCACGCTCGTCGACGGGCAGGCGAGCATTTGCGAATCGATGGAAACGGCATTCGAGGCCGCTTCGCTTGCCGCGCCTGACAGGCACGACATCCGCCGGATCGTGGGCCTGAGCCTGCCGCAAGCCGTCGCGCGGCTCGCCCCGCAGGCGAGCGAGGACGAGCGCGCCATTGCTGTCGAAGCCTACAAGGATGCCTATCGCTCGCGCCGTATGGACGGCAGGCTGGAAGAGCCGCTGTTCGATGGGATCGCCGCCCTGCTCGATCGCCTGCTCGCGCAGGACTGGCAGCTCGCGGTGGCGACCGGCAAGTCCGATCGCGGGCTGCAGAGCTGCCTTGCGACGCATGGTCTCACGGGTCATTTCGTCAGCCTGCAAACCGCCGATCGCCATCCGTCGAAGCCGCACCCCGCCATGCTCGAAGCCGCCCTGTTTGAAGCAGGAACGCAGCCGGGTGACGCGGTGATGATCGGCGACACCAGTTTCGACATGGCAATGGCGCGCGCGGCTAACGTTCGCGGCATCGGCGTCGACTGGGGCTATCACACGGTACAGGAACTGCTCGCCGACGGCGCGGAAGCCGTCGCGACGAGCATGGAACATCTCGAGGAATTGCTACGATGA